A section of the Salmo salar chromosome ssa05, Ssal_v3.1, whole genome shotgun sequence genome encodes:
- the LOC106604501 gene encoding ribonuclease-like 3, with amino-acid sequence MGFLRASLFLVLMCATVVVHGQPANIESRYQQFLRQHVKGDMTMQKCQGVMGYLELTESDGKTCKVKNTFIKANSNQVRAICTGGGTPRGRDQVQSTNSFPVIICRHIGGDRYPHCRYRGSPPSTRKVVIACEQEWPVHYGGDIIVV; translated from the coding sequence ATGGGGTTCCTGAGGGCTTCCCTGTTcctggtgttgatgtgtgccaCAGTGGTGGTACACGGTCAACCGGCCAACATTGAGTCTCGTTATCAACAATTCCTCCGACAGCACGTCAAGGGGGATATGACAATGCAAAAGTGTCAGGGTGTGATGGGCTACTTGGAGTTGACCGAGTCTGATGGCAAAACCTGCAAAGTGAAAAACACCTTCATTAAAGCCAATTCAAATCAGGTCAGGGCCATTTGTACTGGTGGTGGCACACCTAGGGGCAGGGATCAGGTTCAAAGCACCAACAGCTTCCCTGTAATCATATGTAGACACATAGGTGGGGATCGTTATCCCCACTGTAGATACAGGGGTTCTCCACCGTCCACCAGGAAAGTTGTCATTGCTTGTGAACAGGAATGGCCAGTGCACTATGGGGGCGATATTATTGTTGTCTAA
- the LOC106604508 gene encoding T-cell surface glycoprotein CD8 beta chain isoform X2, with product MIQPCVFILLVNTVCSQSNSKTMEQQAKSDPVHPGDSVTLQCTVLSETCTGEHSVYWSRAGSGESHPGVIYTHGNRSDECKKSPETPSPTQSCVYSLSKNNLSLSDAGTYYCAVATCGEILFGNGTKLDIENPRRNVLIPVTFILGEALLMCIVLIIYLMYTRKNKKICDCCNGTIPLQSGSEVPNSSQQSDQGNGEDMLQYSALSFPQNTTPTKAKSDAMGGESVYSDVKSFGCD from the exons ATGATCCAACCCTGTGTATTTATCCTTTTGGTCAACACAGTCT GCTCACAGTCCAACTCCAAGACCATGGAGCAACAGGCAAAGTCTGACCCAGTCCATCCAGGAGACTCTGTGACTCTGCAGTGTACAGTACTCTCTGAGACCTGCACAGGAGAACACAGTGTGTACTGGTCCAGAGCTGGATCAGGGGAATCCCATCCAGGAGTCATTTACACCCATGGGAACAGGAGTGATGAGTGTAAGAAGAGCCCTGAGACTCCCTCTCCTACGCAGAGCTGTGTCTACAGCCTCTCCAAGAACAACCTCAGCCTCTCTGATGCTGGGACTTACTACTGTGCTGTGGCCACATGTGGGGAGATCCTGTTTGGCAATGGAACAAAATTGGATATTG AAAACCCCAGAAGGAATGTGCTGATTCCAGTAACATTCATCCTCGGGGAAGCACTGTTAATGTGTATCGTTCTGATAATCTACCTCATGTACACAAGGAAGAATAAGAAGATCTGTGACTGTTGTAATG GAACCATTCCACTTCAATCCGGTAGTGAAGTTCCCAATTCCAGTCAGCAAAGCGATCAG GGAAACGGTGAGGACATGCTGCAATACTCTGCTCTGTCTTTCCCTCAAAACACAACTCCAACCAAGGCCAAGAGTGACGCGATGGGGGGAGAGAGTGTCTACTCTGATGTGAAAAGCTTTGGATGTGACTGA
- the LOC106604508 gene encoding T-cell surface glycoprotein CD8 beta chain isoform X1, translating into MIQPCVFILLVNTVCSQSNSKTMEQQAKSDPVHPGDSVTLQCTVLSETCTGEHSVYWSRAGSGESHPGVIYTHGNRSDECKKSPETPSPTQSCVYSLSKNNLSLSDAGTYYCAVATCGEILFGNGTKLDIENPRRNVLIPVTFILGEALLMCIVLIIYLMYTRKNKKICDCCNAGTIPLQSGSEVPNSSQQSDQGNGEDMLQYSALSFPQNTTPTKAKSDAMGGESVYSDVKSFGCD; encoded by the exons ATGATCCAACCCTGTGTATTTATCCTTTTGGTCAACACAGTCT GCTCACAGTCCAACTCCAAGACCATGGAGCAACAGGCAAAGTCTGACCCAGTCCATCCAGGAGACTCTGTGACTCTGCAGTGTACAGTACTCTCTGAGACCTGCACAGGAGAACACAGTGTGTACTGGTCCAGAGCTGGATCAGGGGAATCCCATCCAGGAGTCATTTACACCCATGGGAACAGGAGTGATGAGTGTAAGAAGAGCCCTGAGACTCCCTCTCCTACGCAGAGCTGTGTCTACAGCCTCTCCAAGAACAACCTCAGCCTCTCTGATGCTGGGACTTACTACTGTGCTGTGGCCACATGTGGGGAGATCCTGTTTGGCAATGGAACAAAATTGGATATTG AAAACCCCAGAAGGAATGTGCTGATTCCAGTAACATTCATCCTCGGGGAAGCACTGTTAATGTGTATCGTTCTGATAATCTACCTCATGTACACAAGGAAGAATAAGAAGATCTGTGACTGTTGTAATG CAGGAACCATTCCACTTCAATCCGGTAGTGAAGTTCCCAATTCCAGTCAGCAAAGCGATCAG GGAAACGGTGAGGACATGCTGCAATACTCTGCTCTGTCTTTCCCTCAAAACACAACTCCAACCAAGGCCAAGAGTGACGCGATGGGGGGAGAGAGTGTCTACTCTGATGTGAAAAGCTTTGGATGTGACTGA